From a single Rosa rugosa chromosome 7, drRosRugo1.1, whole genome shotgun sequence genomic region:
- the LOC133723280 gene encoding uncharacterized protein LOC133723280: MYIIAERHYRKYRLKSKSIYDAFSRVGNFQRTVYVSDVRCINELRMDRYTFNKLCSMTRTSGRLRDTRNVSVDEMVAMFLNILAHHKKNRIIQDKFLRSGETISRYFNAVLKAVLCLQGQLLKTPEPVAENSTDERWKFLRYIKT; the protein is encoded by the coding sequence ATGTATATCATTGCTGAACGACATTATCGTAAGTACCGATTGAAATCAAAATCTATCTATGATGCTTTTTCAAGAGTTGGAAATTTTCAACGCACGGTGTATGTGAGTGATGTAAGATGTATAAATGAGCTTCGGATGGATAGGTACACATTTAACAAGTTGTGCTCCATGACACGCACATCTGGTAGACTGCGAGATACAAGAAATGTTTCTGTTGATGAAATGGTAGCTATGTTCTTGAACATACTTGCACACCATAAAAAGAACAGAATCATACAAGACAAGTTTTTACGTTCAGGGGAAACTATTAGCAGATACTTCAATGCAGTTTTAAAGGCAGTCTTATGTCTACAAGGACAGTTATTGAAAACACCAGAACCAGTGGCTGAGAACTCAACTGATGAGAGGTGGAAGTTTTTAAGGTACAtaaaaacatga
- the LOC133721639 gene encoding uncharacterized protein LOC133721639 isoform X1, producing the protein MSTESGKKSKFLGGDNSSQKRGQRMLNDQNLTTLSNKTMDCRRKSRRWREELLFAVSETLIIQENQSQTCSSNDQNGMSTNSGKRKLRRVSESDLANMSMDCRRKSRRWREASKPVLIEKNPTSESNDENGDASNYCGQGSRNDQQNSDVLPHENSDAYSTYMIGLIVKYEDSGDNVCNCTYCGAYFWHEEAIKQSSINAQLIYTNCCKKGQIKLPQPRPTPNFLRTLLNDKNFKENIRVYNSMFCFTSMGAKIDHKINTGSGPYIFKINGQVHHLMGSVLPFEGESPKYAQLYVYDTRNEIANRINAIDPALVNQNIRSDIVEGLIKMFDEINELAKQFRIMRDKFENRSLPSFKMSILDRRSIDDKQYEKPVNDEIGGLIVGDIGEYNSNKDIIIESNSGSLQRVSKIHPKYMSLQYPILFPYGEDGYTPDLQMEQIGKNRAQKREKMSMRSYIAYQIQDRNYETNTLLQGGRLFQQFLVDSYATVEEYRLDWIRKKKKKS; encoded by the exons ATGTCAACAGAAAGTGGAAAGAAGAGCAAATTTTTAGGAGGCGATAATAGCAGTCAAAAGAGAGGACAAAGAATGCTTAATGATCAGAATCTGACTACTCTTTCTAACAAGACCATGGATTGTagaagaaaatcaagaagaTGGAGAGAAG AACTTTTGTTTGCAGTATCTGAGACATTGATCATCCAAGAGAATCAGAGTCAGACTTGCAGCAGCAATGATCAAAATG GGATGTCAACAAACAGTGGAAAAAGGAAACTAAGAAGAGTGTCAGAAAGTGATCTTGCTAATATGAGCATGGATTGTCGAAGAAAATCAAGAAGGTGGAGAGAAG CATCTAAGCCAGTGCTAATAGAAAAGAATCCGACTTCCGAGAGTAATGATGAAAATGGCGATGCATCTAACTATTGTGGTCAAGGAAGTAGAAATGATCAACAAAATTCTGACGTGCTTCCCCATGAAAATTCAGATGCTTATAGTACATATATGATAG GGCTGATTGTGAAATATGAGGACTCTGGAGACAACGTCTGTAATTGTACTTATTGCGGTGCATACTTTTGGCACGAAGAAGCTATAAAACAATCATCTATAAATGCGCAACTCATATATACAAATTGCTGTAAGAAAGGACAGATTAAGCTTCCACAACCTAGACCAACTCCTAATTTTCTTAGAACATTATTGAATGACaaaaattttaaagaaaataTTCGAGTTTATAATTCAATGTTCTGTTTCACGTCAATGGGAGCAAAAATTGATCATAAAATAAATACTGGATCAGGTCCTTACATATTCAAAATCAATGGACAAGTACATCATTTAATGGGTTCTGTGTTGCCTTTTGAAGGTGAGTCTCCTAAATATGCTCAATTATATGTATATGATACTAGAAATGAAATTGCAAATCGTATTAATGCTATTGACCCTGCTCTTGTTAATCAAAATATTAGATCAGATATCGTTGAAGGACTTATTAAGATGTTCGATGAAATTAATGAATTAGCAAAACAATTTCGCATTATGAGAGATAAATTTGAAAACCGTTCTTTACCTTCATTTAAAATGAGCATACTTGATCGCCGCTCTATCGATGATAAACAATATGAAAAGCCAGTGAATGATGAAATTGGTGGTTTAATTGTCGGTGATATTGGCGAATATAATTCAAATAAAGATATAATTATTGAATCAAATAGTGGATCCTTACAACGAGTTTCTAAAATACATCCGAAATATATGTCATTGCAATATCCAATTCTTTTTCCATACGGTGAAGATGGATATACACCAGATTTACAAATGGAACAAATAGGAAAAAATCGTGCgcaaaaaagagagaagatgtCAATGCGAAGTTATATTGCATATCAAATACAAGATAGAAATTATGAAACAAATACTTTATTACAAGGTGGACGATTATTTCAGCAATTCTTAGTAGATTCATATGCAACTGTTGAAGAATATCGTTTAGATTggatcagaaaaaaaaaaaaaaaatcttag
- the LOC133721639 gene encoding uncharacterized protein LOC133721639 isoform X2, whose amino-acid sequence MSTESGKKSKFLGGDNSSQKRGQRMLNDQNLTTLSNKTMDCRRKSRRWREVSETLIIQENQSQTCSSNDQNGMSTNSGKRKLRRVSESDLANMSMDCRRKSRRWREASKPVLIEKNPTSESNDENGDASNYCGQGSRNDQQNSDVLPHENSDAYSTYMIGLIVKYEDSGDNVCNCTYCGAYFWHEEAIKQSSINAQLIYTNCCKKGQIKLPQPRPTPNFLRTLLNDKNFKENIRVYNSMFCFTSMGAKIDHKINTGSGPYIFKINGQVHHLMGSVLPFEGESPKYAQLYVYDTRNEIANRINAIDPALVNQNIRSDIVEGLIKMFDEINELAKQFRIMRDKFENRSLPSFKMSILDRRSIDDKQYEKPVNDEIGGLIVGDIGEYNSNKDIIIESNSGSLQRVSKIHPKYMSLQYPILFPYGEDGYTPDLQMEQIGKNRAQKREKMSMRSYIAYQIQDRNYETNTLLQGGRLFQQFLVDSYATVEEYRLDWIRKKKKKS is encoded by the exons ATGTCAACAGAAAGTGGAAAGAAGAGCAAATTTTTAGGAGGCGATAATAGCAGTCAAAAGAGAGGACAAAGAATGCTTAATGATCAGAATCTGACTACTCTTTCTAACAAGACCATGGATTGTagaagaaaatcaagaagaTGGAGAGAAG TATCTGAGACATTGATCATCCAAGAGAATCAGAGTCAGACTTGCAGCAGCAATGATCAAAATG GGATGTCAACAAACAGTGGAAAAAGGAAACTAAGAAGAGTGTCAGAAAGTGATCTTGCTAATATGAGCATGGATTGTCGAAGAAAATCAAGAAGGTGGAGAGAAG CATCTAAGCCAGTGCTAATAGAAAAGAATCCGACTTCCGAGAGTAATGATGAAAATGGCGATGCATCTAACTATTGTGGTCAAGGAAGTAGAAATGATCAACAAAATTCTGACGTGCTTCCCCATGAAAATTCAGATGCTTATAGTACATATATGATAG GGCTGATTGTGAAATATGAGGACTCTGGAGACAACGTCTGTAATTGTACTTATTGCGGTGCATACTTTTGGCACGAAGAAGCTATAAAACAATCATCTATAAATGCGCAACTCATATATACAAATTGCTGTAAGAAAGGACAGATTAAGCTTCCACAACCTAGACCAACTCCTAATTTTCTTAGAACATTATTGAATGACaaaaattttaaagaaaataTTCGAGTTTATAATTCAATGTTCTGTTTCACGTCAATGGGAGCAAAAATTGATCATAAAATAAATACTGGATCAGGTCCTTACATATTCAAAATCAATGGACAAGTACATCATTTAATGGGTTCTGTGTTGCCTTTTGAAGGTGAGTCTCCTAAATATGCTCAATTATATGTATATGATACTAGAAATGAAATTGCAAATCGTATTAATGCTATTGACCCTGCTCTTGTTAATCAAAATATTAGATCAGATATCGTTGAAGGACTTATTAAGATGTTCGATGAAATTAATGAATTAGCAAAACAATTTCGCATTATGAGAGATAAATTTGAAAACCGTTCTTTACCTTCATTTAAAATGAGCATACTTGATCGCCGCTCTATCGATGATAAACAATATGAAAAGCCAGTGAATGATGAAATTGGTGGTTTAATTGTCGGTGATATTGGCGAATATAATTCAAATAAAGATATAATTATTGAATCAAATAGTGGATCCTTACAACGAGTTTCTAAAATACATCCGAAATATATGTCATTGCAATATCCAATTCTTTTTCCATACGGTGAAGATGGATATACACCAGATTTACAAATGGAACAAATAGGAAAAAATCGTGCgcaaaaaagagagaagatgtCAATGCGAAGTTATATTGCATATCAAATACAAGATAGAAATTATGAAACAAATACTTTATTACAAGGTGGACGATTATTTCAGCAATTCTTAGTAGATTCATATGCAACTGTTGAAGAATATCGTTTAGATTggatcagaaaaaaaaaaaaaaaatcttag
- the LOC133720070 gene encoding uncharacterized protein LOC133720070, with product MSNEPRLDFPMLDSTGSDYHSWVTDVENHLTSKGILPIIQAPNPDLVFIRTSAKNAQAVILMRRHMDKALRLEYMSIKDARELWVALEERFGNVQDSLLPDLKVQWNNLRFADFKSVAEYNSEALRLQSMLRFCGQPVTEQELIEKTLSTFPVSAIVVSKQYRTEVNAGRITRFHQLINIISVAEKHDNILVRNYNSRPIGTKSVHEANYNAPKRGRKERNPNEGHEGRMGPYNRPNKEGNRKFGADTRGGNVTRGGDGRGRGHGGCAMARGGGTMGRGGGTNPPRERPQRAQRAPQLKGGNRNDECHRCGSIEHWFKQCKASEELAARYRAYRDLREQEVYLAEEEEDGGDVNLTIEDFKAEDEVHMDATDFD from the coding sequence atgtcgaatgaacctagactcgactttcccatgcttgactcaacaggctcagattaccacagttgggtaaccgatgttgagaaccatctcacttcaaagggaatattacccataatccaggcacctaacccggatcttgtgttcaTCAGAACATCTGCAAAGAatgctcaagcagttatcttgatgcgacgtcatatggacaaagcactcagattggagtatatgtcgatcaaggatgcaagagagctatgggtagcgctagaagagcgttttggcaatgtccaagattccctcctccctgacttgaaagttcaatggaacaatctgcgctttgctgacttcaagtctgttgctgaatataattcagaggcTCTTCGCTTACAATCCATGTTGCGattctgtggacaacctgtcacagagcaagagctaattgagaaaactctctccaccttccccgtctcagccattgtggtatcaaagcaataccgtacTGAGGttaatgctggacggatcacgaggtttcatcagcttatcaatatcatatctgtagctgagaaacatgataacatactcgtgagaaattataattcaaggcccattggaactaagagcgttcatgaggcgaattataatgcacccaaaagagggcgcaaggagcgaaaccctaatgaGGGACATGAAggacgtatgggtccatataaccgccctaataaggaaggaaaccgcaagtttggtgcggatacacgtggtggcaatgtcACACGTGGGGGAGATGGTCGTGGTCGTGGTCATGGTGGTTGCGCCATGGCTCGTGGTGGAGGTaccatgggtcgtggtggtggcaccaaccctcctagggaacgcccacaacgtgcacaacgtgcacctcaattaaagggaggcaaccgcaatgatgagtgtcatcgatgtggatcaattgagcattggttcaagcaatgcaaggcaagtgaggaactagctgcaagatacagggcatatagggacctgagagagcaagaagtgtaccttgcagaagaagaagaagatggtggagatgtcaatctcaccatagaggacttcaaagctgaagatgaagtgcacaTGGATGcaacagactttgattag